A region from the Candidatus Kaelpia aquatica genome encodes:
- a CDS encoding CTP synthase, translating to MSKYIFITGGVVSSLGKGIAAASIAKLLEERGLTVTLIKCDPYLNVDPGTMNPFQHGEVYVTEDGAETDLDLGHYERFTNAKLTKYNNITAGKIYESVISKERRGDYLGKTVQIIPHITDEIKNGIKKVAYDQRVDVVIVEIGGTVGDIESLPFLEAIRQLMLEVGAGYAISIHVTLVPYLKAAGEIKTKPTQHSVGRLREIGIIPNIILCRSERKISKEAKDKIALFCNVNKEAVIPAIDVKSIYELPLILEEEGLDKLIVRDLNLKCEDKKLSRWGKDVVERIKSPSKQVSIAVVGKYITLQDAYKSIYEALIHGSIANDAKLNIKRIDSEDLEKSGVEKKLSGVSGILIPGGFGHRGIEGKIKAAQFARENNIPFFGICLGMQIAVIEFARNVSGLKDSNSTEFDKETKYPVISLLEEQEKIESKGATMRLGAYECRLKQNTLAYSIYKQSKMLERHRHRYEFNNNYRERLGAGGMVFSGLNPDKDLVEMIEIKEHPWFIACQFHPEFKSKPDKAHPLFREFIAAALKK from the coding sequence ATGTCTAAGTATATCTTTATAACCGGTGGTGTTGTTTCAAGTCTTGGTAAAGGTATTGCTGCGGCATCTATAGCTAAGTTGCTCGAAGAGAGAGGTTTAACAGTAACGCTTATTAAATGCGATCCTTATCTTAATGTAGATCCTGGAACTATGAATCCTTTTCAGCATGGTGAGGTATATGTTACTGAAGATGGAGCAGAAACCGATCTTGATCTAGGGCATTATGAGCGTTTCACAAATGCTAAATTGACGAAATATAACAATATTACTGCTGGTAAGATCTATGAATCTGTAATATCGAAGGAGAGGAGGGGAGATTATTTAGGTAAGACTGTTCAGATAATACCCCATATAACTGATGAAATAAAGAATGGGATAAAGAAGGTAGCCTACGATCAGAGGGTTGATGTTGTTATAGTAGAGATAGGCGGTACTGTTGGAGATATCGAGAGTTTGCCATTTCTTGAAGCCATTAGACAACTAATGCTTGAAGTCGGGGCGGGCTATGCTATCAGTATACACGTAACTCTCGTTCCTTATTTAAAGGCTGCTGGTGAGATTAAGACTAAGCCTACGCAGCATAGCGTGGGTAGATTGAGAGAGATAGGAATAATCCCCAATATTATTTTATGTAGGAGCGAGAGAAAGATTAGTAAAGAAGCAAAAGATAAAATAGCTCTTTTTTGCAATGTGAATAAAGAGGCTGTTATCCCGGCGATAGATGTAAAGAGCATATATGAGTTGCCTTTAATTCTTGAAGAGGAAGGATTAGATAAATTAATTGTCCGGGATCTCAATTTAAAATGTGAAGATAAGAAGCTTTCTAGATGGGGAAAAGATGTTGTTGAAAGAATAAAGTCCCCCTCTAAACAAGTCTCTATAGCGGTGGTTGGAAAGTATATCACTCTTCAAGATGCTTATAAGTCTATATATGAGGCTTTGATTCATGGGTCTATAGCAAATGATGCAAAGTTGAATATAAAGAGAATAGACTCCGAAGATTTAGAAAAAAGTGGGGTTGAAAAAAAACTCAGTGGTGTAAGCGGTATTCTTATTCCAGGAGGTTTTGGACATAGAGGAATAGAAGGGAAGATTAAAGCAGCCCAGTTTGCAAGGGAGAACAATATTCCATTCTTTGGTATCTGTTTAGGAATGCAGATAGCAGTGATAGAGTTTGCTAGAAATGTCTCAGGGCTTAAAGATTCTAATTCTACAGAGTTTGACAAAGAGACTAAATATCCGGTCATCAGTCTTTTGGAAGAGCAGGAAAAAATAGAGAGTAAGGGCGCTACGATGCGTTTAGGTGCTTATGAATGCAGACTTAAGCAAAATACATTAGCTTATTCTATATACAAACAGAGTAAGATGCTGGAGAGACATAGGCATAGATATGAGTTTAATAATAATTATCGTGAGAGGTTAGGCGCAGGAGGTATGGTATTCTCTGGGCTTAATCCAGATAAAGATTTAGTTGAGATGATAGAGATTAAAGAGCATCCTTGGTTTATTGCCTGTCAGTTTCATCCAGAATTTAAATCTAAACCTGACAAGGCCCATCCTCTGTTCAGAGAATTTATAGCTGCAGCTCTTAAGAAGTAA
- the purF gene encoding amidophosphoribosyltransferase has translation MCGIFGTIGHKDAARLTYLGLYALQHRGEESAGIISYDGKRLRSHTGMGVVRDLFTEKIIRSLRGDIALGHVRYSTTGSSVRTNIQPFLVKHKKGHIAIAHNGNLTNILELRERLEERGSIFQTTMDSEVIVHLIVQSAHNEIKDRVTSALAKLDGAYSLVLMIDDILIGARDPHGFRPLCLGKIDGAYTLSSETSAFDLIQAEYIRDIEPGEIVLIKDNKVESIKPFPKVKNSLCIFEYIYFSRPDSNIFGGNVYLTRKRLGEQLAKECPAKCDLVIPIPDSGSYAAVGFAKKSKSPLEIGMIRNHYVGRTFIQPTQSIRDFKVKVKLNPIKEVLKGKTIAVIEDSIVRGTTSKARIKTLREAGAKEIHMRVSCPPLKYPCFYGIDFPTKRELIAAKYPINKIRDFIGLDSLKYLSIEGMLKSMLLPKDKFCTACFDGKYPTKIPKKISKNVLERRRLNV, from the coding sequence ATGTGTGGAATATTTGGAACGATAGGGCATAAGGATGCAGCAAGACTTACTTATCTTGGGCTCTACGCTTTGCAGCATAGAGGAGAAGAGAGTGCTGGTATTATTAGTTATGACGGTAAGAGATTGAGAAGTCATACTGGCATGGGAGTTGTGCGCGATCTATTTACTGAGAAGATAATACGTTCTTTACGTGGAGATATAGCCTTGGGTCATGTTCGTTATTCTACTACTGGTTCTAGTGTCAGAACTAATATCCAGCCTTTCTTAGTAAAACATAAAAAAGGTCATATTGCTATAGCTCACAATGGTAATCTTACTAATATTTTAGAATTGCGAGAACGATTAGAAGAGAGGGGTTCTATTTTTCAGACGACTATGGATTCTGAGGTGATAGTGCATCTTATTGTTCAATCTGCTCATAATGAAATTAAAGATAGAGTAACAAGTGCATTAGCTAAATTAGATGGAGCCTATTCGTTAGTTTTAATGATAGACGATATTTTAATAGGGGCTAGAGATCCCCATGGATTTCGACCATTATGTTTAGGTAAGATTGATGGAGCGTATACTCTCTCCAGCGAGACGTCTGCTTTTGACCTTATCCAAGCAGAATATATTAGAGATATTGAACCTGGAGAGATAGTATTGATAAAGGATAACAAAGTAGAATCAATCAAGCCCTTTCCTAAAGTCAAAAATTCATTATGTATATTTGAATATATATATTTCTCAAGACCAGATAGTAATATATTTGGGGGAAATGTTTATCTTACGCGGAAACGTTTAGGTGAACAATTAGCAAAAGAGTGTCCTGCTAAGTGTGATTTAGTTATTCCAATTCCTGATTCAGGTAGTTATGCTGCGGTAGGGTTTGCTAAGAAATCTAAATCTCCGCTAGAAATAGGTATGATACGCAACCATTATGTAGGCAGGACCTTTATCCAGCCAACTCAGTCTATACGAGATTTTAAAGTAAAGGTTAAGCTCAACCCTATAAAAGAAGTTCTAAAAGGTAAGACTATTGCTGTTATCGAAGATTCTATTGTTCGGGGCACAACAAGTAAAGCTAGGATTAAGACTTTACGGGAAGCGGGGGCAAAGGAGATTCACATGAGGGTTAGTTGTCCTCCATTAAAATACCCTTGTTTTTATGGAATAGATTTTCCTACAAAGAGAGAATTGATTGCTGCTAAATATCCTATTAATAAGATAAGAGATTTTATAGGCTTAGATAGCTTGAAATACTTAAGTATCGAAGGCATGCTTAAATCGATGCTATTACCTAAAGACAAGTTTTGTACTGCTTGCTTTGATGGAAAATACCCTACTAAGATACCTAAGAAGATATCTAAAAATGTGTTAGAAAGGAGGAGGTTAAATGTCTAA
- the carB gene encoding carbamoyl phosphate synthase large subunit (four CarB-CarA dimers form the carbamoyl phosphate synthetase holoenzyme that catalyzes the production of carbamoyl phosphate; CarB is responsible for the amidotransferase activity): protein KVMAGKSLSELGLIVERMPSYFSVKESVLPFSRFSGVDIILGPEMKSTGEVMGIDRSFGVAFYKSQMAAGTTLPSKGAVFISVKDDDKRDIVFIAKKLFDMGFKILATKGTLKVLISNSIDAGIVNKISESSNQILDLIKEGKIDLIINTPSGGRSQSDMKPIRSFAVLQGIPCITTIHGAQAAVNGIESLIKGDFTVNSIQDYMGILDKEKR, encoded by the coding sequence CAAAAGTTATGGCTGGTAAGAGTCTGTCCGAGCTTGGATTAATTGTAGAGAGGATGCCAAGTTATTTTTCTGTTAAAGAGTCTGTATTGCCTTTTTCAAGGTTTTCTGGAGTGGATATCATATTGGGCCCTGAGATGAAATCTACAGGAGAGGTCATGGGTATAGACAGATCTTTTGGTGTAGCATTTTATAAATCTCAAATGGCTGCCGGGACTACTTTGCCTAGCAAAGGGGCTGTGTTTATAAGTGTTAAGGACGACGATAAAAGAGACATTGTTTTTATTGCTAAAAAACTTTTTGATATGGGTTTTAAAATTTTAGCTACAAAAGGTACTTTAAAAGTTTTAATTTCTAACAGTATAGATGCGGGGATTGTGAATAAGATAAGCGAGAGTAGTAATCAGATTTTAGATCTAATCAAAGAAGGGAAGATAGACTTAATAATCAATACACCCTCTGGTGGTAGAAGTCAGTCTGACATGAAACCGATAAGAAGTTTCGCGGTATTACAAGGTATACCCTGCATTACTACAATCCATGGAGCTCAAGCGGCAGTCAATGGAATAGAGTCTCTAATTAAAGGAGATTTTACAGTTAATTCTATACAAGATTATATGGGTATTCTAGATAAAGAGAAGAGATAA